From the Mycoplasma putrefaciens KS1 genome, the window TATTTAAGGCTATAAATTTGATTTTATCAATAAAGATTTTTGTTAAAAAGTTAAGTTTCAATTTTTACTTGAGATTTTTTGAGAGCTAAGTCTAAGCTAAGTTTGAAAGTATTATCAGGATTATAATAGAATTAAAATAGCAATTATTAGGAGTGTTTTATGAATCAACCACTTTCTTTATTATTAAGACCAACAAGTGTTAAGCAAATTATAGGTCAAGATCATTTATTAAAAGAAAAAGGCTTAATTAACAGAATGATTAGTAATAATTATTGTACTTCTTTAATTTTTTTTGGTCCAACTGGAACAGGCAAAACAACTTTTGCAATTAGTTTAGCTAATGACTTAAAGATTGAATATGATATGTTTAACGCTAGTTATGATAAAAAAGAAAAACTAGTTTCAATCATTAATAAAGCTTTAGATAAAAACAGATTCATTTTGATCATTGATGAGATTCATCGTTTAAATAAAGATAAACAAGATATCTTATTAGAAAATATGGAAAAAGGTAACATCTTTGTTTTTGCAACTACTACTGAAAACCCATTTTTTGTAATAAATCCAGCTTTAAGAAGCCGAAGTTTATTAATTGAATTAAAAGCTGTTTCTAAACAAGAATTGTTTGATTATGCTAAAAAATTAATTAATCAGAATCAGATCAAAATTAATCTTTCTGATCAAGCACTAGCATATCTAAGTGAAATTTGTAATGGCGATGTCAGAAGCTTTTTAAATTCAATCGAATTAATTGAAAAGCTTTATCGCGATGAATTTATTGATTTAAAACAAATTAAAATGATCCTAACAATTTCAAAAAATTCTGATTCATCATATGGAGATGATTTTCATGATTTAAAATCAGCACTACAAAAATCTATTAGAGGAAGTGATGTTGATGCTGCTTTATATTATTTTGCTAGACTAATTGAATTAGGTGACCATGAAGCATTAATGAGAAGAATGGTTGTGATTGCTTATGAAGATATTGGTATGGCTAATCCTAGCATTGCTAGTCGAGTTTTTCAAGCAACTAATGCTTTTCGTCAAATTGGCATGCCTGAAGGCATCATTGTTTTAGGTTTAGCTATTGTTGAAATGGTACTGAGTCAAAAATCTAATTCAGCGTATCTAGCTACAAAAAAAGCTCATCAATTCGTACTTGATGCTAATATATATCAAATACCTAAACATTTAAAAGATAATCATTATAAATCAGCTGTTAAATTAGGTAATGGTGTTGGTTATAAATATCCTCATGATTATAAAAATAGTTGAGTTGATCAACAATATCTACCAGATAAAATTAAAGATGTTGAGTTTTACAGCCCAAAACACTCAGTTTATGAAGCAAAAGTTTTTGAGCTTTATAATAAGATGAAAAATAGAAAAACCTCTTAAATTTTTTAAGAGGTATTTTGTTAATAGCTTATAATTATTTATCACTAATCTTTTTAATTTCTTTAAATCGTCAAGTTCCATTAATATTTTTACTTCTTGATATTGTAACTTGATATTTGTTTTGTTTTCTAGATAAGTTATAAATGATTTCAAAATCTTTATTAATTTCTGATAATTGTCCGATATATCTATCAAACTCAACTTTTCAGTTTTTTTGATCTAAATAATCATCTAAAAAATCTTTAGCATACTCAGCAATTGAAACACTTTGAAATCAATTTACTAAGTTTATATAAGCTTGAACTAGTGCTTTTGTGGCGTTTTTTGATGCTATTGGATTTATATCTTTAGTATTTTGACCAAATAATCAAGAAAACGCTTCTAAAATTGAACCTTCAACAAATTTAGATCCATCAGAATTTGGATCAAATCCTAATAAAATTGAAGCAGCTACTGTATATTGTTTATTTTTTATAGCAGCTTCTATGCTGTTCTTAGCACTTTTATAATTGGAATTATCTTTAATTTCTAATTTAATTTCTTTTGAATTTGCTTCAGTTAAACTTAATAGAGTTAAAATGGTTGCAAGATTATTTTTTGTTTCTAATTCTTTTTCTTTACTATCTGCTGTTTTAGTAGTTTTAAATTTTAAAGATATCTTATCGTCAAATATCCTATTAATTAGTGCATTAATGTTTAATAGATTAATAATATATAAATCATCTTGTTTATC encodes:
- a CDS encoding replication-associated recombination protein A → MNQPLSLLLRPTSVKQIIGQDHLLKEKGLINRMISNNYCTSLIFFGPTGTGKTTFAISLANDLKIEYDMFNASYDKKEKLVSIINKALDKNRFILIIDEIHRLNKDKQDILLENMEKGNIFVFATTTENPFFVINPALRSRSLLIELKAVSKQELFDYAKKLINQNQIKINLSDQALAYLSEICNGDVRSFLNSIELIEKLYRDEFIDLKQIKMILTISKNSDSSYGDDFHDLKSALQKSIRGSDVDAALYYFARLIELGDHEALMRRMVVIAYEDIGMANPSIASRVFQATNAFRQIGMPEGIIVLGLAIVEMVLSQKSNSAYLATKKAHQFVLDANIYQIPKHLKDNHYKSAVKLGNGVGYKYPHDYKNSWVDQQYLPDKIKDVEFYSPKHSVYEAKVFELYNKMKNRKTS